In the genome of Crassostrea angulata isolate pt1a10 chromosome 6, ASM2561291v2, whole genome shotgun sequence, the window ATTCTTGTCTTCCAATCACAGTATCTCTTTTTATACTGTCTCctatattcaaaatgaaattaaatatgctACTTCTTAGTTGTCTTATACATTCAGGGTCAgtatatgtaatatattaaaCCCACATATCTATTCTAGAAAAAGCTAATGAATTAACAATACAtgctttttcaaataaaattatttatatttttcaggaCTCAGAAAGTATTCCCATATTTAAAAACGAGTGTAACTAATTAAGTCAGTAGCATTGATTATTATCATTTCCAATGTTAATACCTTTTTATCTCATTAAATGGATTCTAATTACAAATCATCTACTTATTGTGGACCGatcacaaaattattttatagttAGAACTAATTGATTTCATACTTCATTTTATGTGCCTTGCACTTCCGGCATCTTATACATGGGTCAccttttaatttgtaaacaataatttaataattttcaactCCACACACTGGACGGCTGCGgacacattttcttttttttaaaactattatttaaaaagtgcctgtttgggagggtaacagttgaaattgacaccccgagaaaaaccattgtcaaccaacgcgaagcggaggttgacaatggttttcgaggggtgtcaatttgaattgttatcctcccaaacaggcactatttattttgttttactgaatgtcttaattttaaagaaaacatcactgcttttagataggaataacgtAAATTCTAatgcgaaccgtacgcgcatgattttcgcgcatgtaacaattcgtaatgttacccgttgctaagtgcattgctaacgctgagggtaatagaacagattatgaactgcgtctaaaccaatcagatttcagtatttaacatgaaagtataacaatagaaaatgtgccatttttcatcatttttgactgaatcttaaaaatatgccaaaatatctAAGtcataacttttattttaaaacaagatattttttttacttttttaacttGCTACTTTATATACACACAAGTTCAAGAtggtatatgtgtatttttctgAGATTTAAACAACTAAGAAAGCGTACCTTCTTTTTCTTATCCATTTAAGGAATAACATCGGTAACATAAggggccaaaaaaaaaattcacggAGTAAATCCAATTGCAAAGAacacttttcatttattttatgtgaatggGTTATTTTTATCCCCACCACAAAGTGGGCTACTTTTATGTTAATTCAGAAGAGTtgaatatatcattattaatttatACTTTCTTTTACAACAGAGTGTTACTGTAAATTTCAATAGTGTTACTGTTTATTACAATTTTATCAtagaacaaaatgaaataatgaaaagaaagattagtttttatgcaaaaataatgGTAACAGAAAGGACGGTAACCGTAACAACAAGGACAATTGCGTTTTTGTTTCTTGTACCGGTAATTTCTAGAAAATGACATCTCACTGATGATAGTTAGGCTAATGATGAAATGTTTGATAAAGTTCAATAAGCATTAAACATCCATGGACTATTAAAGGATGCATATTTACACTGTATTGTTCTTTCTGTTACttcaatatttgaaacatctggtagtttaaaaatagcaattatttttggttttcCTCTGAAAAATTGAAAAGGACTAAGAATTACTTTTTTGCAAGGATTGGGGTTCTTTAAACGTGAACAACCCAGATTTATGTTATAgcatataaaatatgttaatagAAAAACATCAAAATCCTATTGCAAGCATAAATATTGCACGATGTGTCAACCAGTGTGAATCTAACTAGCACCTAAATACTCATAGATTATTAACCGCGTATGACTCCTAACGTCGTCGTCGATCCAGGTCTGTAAATAACATTGCTTATTACAGAATCAAAAGTTCAgctttcattttttagataatcACTCAATGTAACAATTGCCTTCCCAAGAGTAGTTGATGCATCTTTATTACTGAAAGGAACAAAGGCAGCAAAGACTTTgttgattttagtgatttttattGATATGGGTTTTCTCTCTCATTTAGATGAAGTAAATATGCTATAAAAAAGTAAACTGAACTCATCATAATTAAAAACAGGCTTTATGAGATACTTCCTGATCAACAACCATGGATAGAACATTTCTGAAGATGGTTCACATATTTTCATTGTTTGTCACAGGGTACTCACAATCAACATGCAGACCTCCGCTGTGAGTAGATAGGCTCTTTTTAAGGAATAAGTAATCGTTTATTGAGTATTCTGTGGTAACATATGGTGGTCGGcttgatcaaatccaataaagcccaaaatccgtatttgatcaccatataatattcaaataatgatttatatattttttttagatattgatcGATTAGATatcaaaatgttgatttttatgGTATTTTAATTTCGTTTAATTATGCAAACGCCTATTGTGCCCCAACCGAACGTCATCCgcgtcattgatgaaatgtaatgGACTATACGTTACAAAATCAATTAGTAGAGACACtagaaaatgtgaatatttgGATATGAGGAAATATTAGATTAACTTATTAAAAGTCTAAAAAGATAAAACTATCATTCGAATTATTTCCTAAGGAAATACTGACACATTTGTATAACTTCACTAAAATCAATGATGTTGCTCATCtgttgtatttttcctttgaacTGCTGGTTTTTAGAACATTGTTTGTTATTaccactttttatttttagatataaatccctgattGACTTTTCTGTAAAGAAGTCTTGAAAGTAAACCATTATGTCTAACCTTAATTTCCTTATGTCTACTGAAATAGAGTTCTATTTGCAGACCTGATGGGATACCCTACTGCTGTCCTttctactttttaaaacaaaacgtaTGTGTCGGTAAGTTATTGGCTTTCACTTTTAATAACATTTCGTTATAAATATTGGAATATTATAACCTATTCTAGCTTGTCTCGTAAATACGCATTCATCATAATAACAAGTTAAATGACATACAATTTCCCGGAAAAATTAGGGTTAAGCACATAAAACCTCGCAACTACACTTAGCTACATCCTTCTCAATCTAGAGTATTCATGGAAGgctgctttgaatttgtgtCATCAAATCAGTCTTATcgttatattacaaaaatgattattttattgctgctctgaaaaaaaaaaccggaatCGCATCGAAATCAGATGACGACTATGAAgcaaaatactagtatatactcTGACACAACTGATTGTTCTAACGATTTACGCTCGCAAGAAATCAATTTTGTGCATATCAATGTTGTGTTAATAATCTAAAGAGTAACTTGCTGAAAAAAACCCCCTAAAACATGTATCGGaacaatttcatttaatattaaaaatataattaacagTATAAATTAGTTGATAGGATAAATAACATATCGATAACATAGCAGAACGTTTCATCCCAGGTAATAGGAAAAACATAGTGTGCCGCATGTGATGTGAATAGCATATATAATTCTTCCTTTTCTCCAACAATAAATTACAGTGTATTTGTTAATTTGagtaattttgaaacaaatgtgttttataataaaatgttttgtattcattacatgtatgtatcttaCATGTATCAAGATTTATGTTTTGCCTATATAGCCGAGTGGTCAGCATGCTTTTTACATGCACTGCTTTGAGAATTGATCCCACAGGTTGATCTAAAAAGCAACCGCGGGCCAGAACTAACGAAAgcttaatatttgaaaattcatttacttCAGACAGCCATGTGTTTAATGAATAGTTATtggaatatttgtaaatttatttagaaCACCTTTGAGTAACGgcaaatttatttgaattatatCTCAAAATCCCGTAAGGCGTGACAGCGTGTACGTGCctagaggtaaaaaaaaaaccccaagcCGGGGGTTAACACTTAAAAGTATTGAATGTCTGTGTAAATTGTTAGTCGCATATCTTCACTTTGGAAGGTTTTTTCTGTTACAATATACGTGCATTAATtgatataaggaataaggaatcaatctttgagtattatgaggtgataatttcggtcggggcgtgatcaaatccaataaagcccaaagggctttatgatagatttgatcacgccccgaccgaaattatcacctcataatattcaaagaatgattccttattacttatatttatataattttaggccatcgtacgatttaatctttaaatatcgATAAGCAAACTCTgccggcgcctcaatttggcgtcatttgtattatgggttatatagtacaaaatcgataagtagtgttatcacagacaaagacactggataatgtaaatataaaggaTTATACCCTCTGGATTGAAAAAATCAATCAGTCATTAGTCTTGATGTATTATTGAACAGAATGTCCCGCTGGATACAACAAGTCACCCAGTGGTAACAACTGCAGCGTCCCTTGTCGTCATCCATCATACGGAGCTCGGTGTGAGAGTGTGTGTAACTGTTCTAAGGAGGACTGTCACCACGTCGACGGATGTCCTGTGACAAGTGAGTCATGATTTGGCAGAGTGGTATATTCCTATTGCAGTAAAGTTCCTTTGAATACTTATATTTGGTTTTATCACAGTCTTCTATTCTGTCGATCGCAATAATGTAAAAAAGCAACTATTGCTAGCATCGGAGTTTAAGGTAATTCATACTAAAGTTATAATTACTGTTTCAATGAATAGATTagaattaacattttaaagatcATGACAATTATTAgacaattttattacatgttcaCCTAAATTTTTGGTGGATTTCACTCATGTAATAAATGATATTACACTGCGTTCTTACGCCACGTGACGTCATAACTAAACATTACGTAGCTCTAGCCGGATGATTGgcgtaaaataaaaaagtaacgaAATCAAAATAGTTCAGTTAAAAAGTATAAAGTTATAAACGTGAAAGCTTTTAAGCGGTGTCTTTTCCCCTAAATTGATGCAAATATGTTAGAAAATGAAATGCTTGTTTGTTAATCTTCAAGGATATTTATGCGTAAGGTTGTTGACGTCTTAGTTAAAGTAAATGTGTGTGCGGATCAGAATTATAATGTTTACGGAAAAGATTTAGGTTAAACAAAAgtggtaaaacatgtgataaaaagaatctctcagGATTTGCGATGTATACGATTgttatccaactcgttgtgtgttttctatcacCTCGTTAAGGTTTGTGGATAGAAAAtacacaactcgttggataaaaatcatataccatcgaaTATCGTGAGAGATCCTATATTTATCAACCGGTATATTTGTTTGAACAActatatgttaaaattatgtttCCAGGTACTAAAGGAACTTTCCAGAAAAACTCTTCGATCCATTATTTATCCACTTTATTTTACACAGGTAAAAAATTATGCAACGCTTTTTACAGATTAAGTTCTAAACACAATTAAACTGCTAAATACTTGAGTAATGGGACACAAAATACACGCGCttattacattttatcttttttaaggaACAAATGAAACTatcttaatattatatataactaATTTACACAGCCAAAcggtaatatgttttacggtgtgaccgttggggcgagcgcagaaggatccacacatctgtcattattgttaaatgcaacccgtggacttgccctaagcaaaaaaactttggctttgtctcgaaaacttttaccaccacAAGAAACCCGAAGTTATCAAACTTTGattccaatggtcccttcccaggcttatacacttaaactaactaccactgagcattaataaaatgttaaacagacttattagAATATTACACAAAGcccttttggtttttttttaatgtaaatacaattatgttttatcattcctttacctttaaataatgatcatttagattagtaaacaataaattgtgtgtctgtgttatttctcattttgttccttatTGTTAcctgtattttaattattttccctAGTTAcatccattttgtttttaatctttttaaagaataatgattggacttttcttttttaatgattttttgtcacctacctaacgtatccATATAAGATTGGATTAATATGACAGTAAAGAACAAGGGACGTTATTGACGGAATTTGGCCGAACTATGGAACTTGGATGTGAATTTACTAggcaaaaaaattatcaaagcaAAACTAATctgccaaagagtcaccgttacttcctacacgttacactcagtacagatgcttgatccacctctaaatttaaattaaattaaaacgcaagatcactgtgacgtcatacttaactttcttttgcactcgacagttttcgtatattgtcggacaaattcggggaaggaaatgacgtcatatatCAGCAAAAGTTCAGATAGATACAGTTATTTTTACGTAAGCATGTGTGTtgtttatttaaagtttttaaaaggattttttattgttaaaaaatagaTTTATGCGATttagaggtaagaattttccttagaaacgcttcctgttccgccatgttgctatgcaccgcaaaggatcattgggatagtagaacgttttcacgcgggtccacaaaattttctttgaacaatgtgcaaatttcaactcgaatttccaccgttcgtacacgttgtctatggagctcgctacgtgagcggcgcttcgcgtcgcctcgctgcgctcgctattaaagAAATGTATGTTTTTAACCATGCAGGGATTTATTCAACATAATAATTAccaatacatatatatcaacgttataatagtttaaaaaaaaattaactacaaTTTAATAAAGTTGTCTAACAATCAATATTGACTAAAACGACGTGAAAGAGTTTTTTGTTAACTGGCGAATGAAATATATCATACTTTGAAACAAAACCCTCAGTATTGCACATCTATATTACTATATTGAATTAATAGACTCGAATTATTGGGCTATAATACCGATAAAttggaagagtactgtcttttttatatttattttaaacattttggatACTTAAgaattaccaatttgtttttattttttctcaatcaagcttcac includes:
- the LOC128187159 gene encoding uncharacterized protein LOC128187159 → MDRTFLKMVHIFSLFVTGYSQSTCRPPLPDGIPYCCPFYFLKQNVCVECPAGYNKSPSGNNCSVPCRHPSYGARCESVCNCSKEDCHHVDGCPVTSTKGTFQKNSSIHYLSTLFYTGKKLCNAFYRLSSKHN